The Lonchura striata isolate bLonStr1 chromosome 6, bLonStr1.mat, whole genome shotgun sequence nucleotide sequence TCCATTTTAAATGGGAAATGTGATCCTGCTGAGTTAGAGGAGAAGATCCAGAAACTGGAGAAAATTCTGAAGAGCAATGCTGAAACTGCAACTGATTTGGTGGTCTTGGACAGGTGTGTATTAGAATGATTGTTAGTAAACTAATgcctgcattttctgttttggatAGAGGAATAAACCAGTAGCAATATTTAGTCTTCTAAGTTTTAGAAAAGGTTGTGTGTCTATGATGCTGATATTCCATTTAGGATGGAGATGGAATGTTAAAAGGCTTTTGAGTATAAAGGTTGATTGGCCTTGGTAGGGAGGGATTTTCTgtagttaaaaaacaaaacaaaagataCAACAAAACAGATCCtcttacaaaaaaaccccaaaacaaccaaaaacacCTGTCAACATACCACCAAGCTAAAAACCCGACATTTCATTAAGTACTTCTGAACTTTTAAAATGCACTCTTTtgtgtggagtgtaactgtttCATGTCCAGTGTATGCCATAATGTCACTATATAGGAAAATGTGGCAACATCCACAGTACAATGTGCTCTTAATGCAAGAGcagtgccttttttttctccctcaaatGTATAGCCTGGGTTTTAAAGACTAATGAAAGAGGGAGATGAGAGGAGGTAGTAAATACTTAAATAACAGAGCAAGTGAGTTACAGAACCTAGATTCCTGGGAATGTTTAAACTAAAGGTGGAGATAATGCAATGACTTGGTGTAGGGAAAATTAGGGTGACGTGATTGCTAATGTAGTATGTTTTCTTCTACCGCCTATGCGGTATTGTTGAATTTCAGAAAAAGTTAAAGGTGGTTCTTTATGTTATAGAACAGGTGTTTTGTCCGTGTGTAAgtgttttaaatgcattttttttaacttctctgAACCATTTCCTTTTAAGAATTTCTTGCCATTCAAGAATAATAATTGCATAAATGCATATAGAGACATAAATTTACATTATGTAGATTGGTTTTCTTTTGTATAGCAAGTGAGTGCGCTTTCAAAAACAAGTGAAGATGTTGGTGAAGTAATTAGAATTTGCTTAAATTTTCCAGTATTTGAAATGAGGATTACAATATTAGCCTTCTTTTTAGGAGTGCATTAGAACAGTATCTAGCATTAAGTATTTCAGGTGGTGGAGGTTTTTGCTGAAGTGTTTAACTGTATAACTTTTAATAATTGTGTTTCTGAGTACACATCATGTTGCTGTTGTGTTTGCTGTATAAACTTAAGAGCTGAAATAGCTCTGTCTTTCAGAAACTGTGTTTAATTTGATCTTTGCCTTCATTAAGATATACTTCTCAGCCATGTGAGATTGTTGTAGACTGTGGACCATATACTGACAAAAGTGGGTTGTATGGAAGATTATTAAAGGAATTGGATGAAGCACTTGCTTTCCTAAATGACTGCAACATATCTGTACATTCAAAAGAAAGAGATTTTACCTTAATTTCTAAGCAGGTAAGGATATCAAGAAATGTGAGATCTGGGGAGTAGAAATCTTACTACTGTTTTTCTTTGCCATGTATGTTACATAACTGAAACCTCCTTAGCTAGCCATCCTTCATTATCTGAAGCAAAAAGACTTCTGATTTTTATGTTCATTGACATGCAGTTGTTTTCATAAATAAGTGGGGCTTCAATGTCAGGCATTGATTAGAATTCCATTTAGTTTGAGATTCAGATTTGCTTAAAGCACTAAAACAATTCTGTACCCTAATGTTGTAGGTCCTTATTTCTGAAGTTAAGAATTTGCATTTCCCAATCTTCTATGACCTTTGAATAATTCAGTACAGAAGAGGAAATAATGCTTCAGGAAGAATTTGGACTGTTGCCTGTTGTATTAAAAGCTGGTAAAGAAAGGATTTAGGCAAAAATTCCAGCCAGAGATATGCAGTGTCTCTAATTTATCTTAGAATAATATTGGACTAGGGCCACACCTTGCTGGAACAGAACTTGAATCTCAGGCTTGCCCCTGACTTCCTGTGTTTGCCCCTGTGGTTGTCCTGACCTTTGGCAAAAGATGGTCCAGAAGGTGTGGAGTGTTTAGCAGGGACCTTTCACACAGTGGGTCCAGGTACCTTTTTTGACCCTGCTTGGCCTTCCTGGTTTGGAATTGCCTGCTAAGCTGCAGCTGTGTAGAGATGCAAGTTTTTGAACAAGAAGTCAGTAGTGAGTCGCTTCTGTGACTATTCCTGTAATAGTCCATGATAAATTTGGGGAGCGTATTTCTTTCTTCAGCCCATAATAATCCAGTTTCCTTTATTCTTAGAAACTGAGGACTCTGACACTGTCTGTAAAATATtatctgtgccagagggaaaGATGGCACATAAGGTGCCTTAGGGTACATAAGGCAGCCTATCATAGTACATGGGAATTGGACATCCTGGTTACTTTTGTGCTAAACTTCAACTGTAATAGGCTAAAATACATAAGGAATGCTGTCTGGAGGCAATCTTCATGACTTGCAGAGTCTAGAAGAATGGATTAACTGTTCTACATCTAATGCTTGTAACCCTCTATGCTTGTTCTAAACCAGTAGCTCTCTGTGAAGATGGAGACGCCCATATTAAGAAAAGAGTTTCAGACTGAGGTGCTTTATGTCTTGGCAGTGTAGAGTATCAAGTCTCTAACTGCAGTTACAATTAGTCTAGATAGTTTTGCCCTTAAGTCTTAGAACTACTAAACTTCACAAAGGATAGGACAGCATCAAGATGATGAGAGCCTGTTCTTTATTTCCTCAcagaagggaagaaggaagagaaattaaagcAGCAGCTCAAAACCAGTGTCCTTTTATGGTACCATTGTAGTTCTTCTGGTACAATACAGGGCATCCAAATAATAAGTCCTTTTAATAGTGTTATCAGTGTACCCCATTTCCAAATTTCTAGTTTATCTGACAGCTTTGCTCTTCCAGAGGAAACAGCTTCTCATAAGATAAGATTATGCTGGTACTCTAATGCCTATTCTGTTTTCTCTGAATAGGatatagttttctctttttattattCCACCCACATGTACTGTGTTGTTTTTCCTAGGATAGACTTCCTAAGGCTGCCTTAAGGCCACCATGCAACTTTCTGGTTATATACTTCTGAAACCCTGCCAGCTGTCAGtagtaaataaagtaaaaacGCCCAGTGAAATGCTTATTCTATTAGTTCTGTGTATATAGTAAAGAGAAGaatttttgctgtgtttatCTAGCTGATTCAAAAAGTATTATTCTTTTTAGTATAAATTTCAAATTGCAATTTTACAAAATGGCAAAATTTTGAttaagtttggggttttttggagaTTCCAAATGTACAGTTTGATGTTGATTGGTAGTAATTTAAGGGGGAGGGGGGAACTTGCTCCATTAAAAGCACCAAATTTCCCAAGGTCATCTAAATAAGAAAAGCagacttctgctttttttttttttaagtagaaaaattGCCATAATCCTTAGACTATGCTGTAAGAGGAAAAAAGTCCCTAGTCTTAAATGAATAGTTCATGAATGTACTCTTTGAACTGATACTTGAATTCATTTGTTGTAGATATTGTCAGACTGTCGAGCTGTGTTGGTTGTTCTGGGACCGTGGTGTGCAGATAAGGTAGCTGGGATGATGGTGAGAGAGCTGCAGAAGTATATCAAACATGAACAAGAGGAGCTGCACAGGAAATTTTTATTGTTTACAGACACTTTCCTAAGGAAAATACATGCACTCTGTGAAGAGCACTTCTCGCCTGCCTCACTTGACCTGAAATTTGTGACCCCAAAAGTAATAAAGCTGCTTGAAATCTTGCGCAAATACAAACCATATGAACGGCAGCAGTTTGAAAGTGTTGAATGGTATAACAATAGGAATCAGGATAATTACGTGTCTTGGAGTGAttctgaagatgatgatgaggatgaagaaattgaggagaaagagaagccAGAGACTAATTTCCCATCTCCCTTTACTAATATTTTATGTGGAATTATTTTTGTGGAAAGAAGATACACAGCAGTTGTTCTAAATAGGTAAAGCTTTTTATTATTCTGAAGGAAAAAGGCAGACTTAGCTGCCAGGATGCTAATATAATGATTTTGTAGGGGATTGTCTTGTATTTTCAGAACTCTATTCATAAAGCTGGTTTAGGAGATCATACGGGAATATTTCTAAAGCATATGAGAAGGGCGTATGTCTTTGAAAGTTGTACTCAAGGACTTGTTTCAGACCTGAGTTTTTAATTTGATTCCTTTAGAAGGCAAAATGTGAAATACTGTACTGAACCTGTAAAATAAGCACATACTGATTTGTTGTAATTGGTCTTTAGATCTATATTTTCAATGGATGTTGGAAACTTCTCTAGCCTACTGAGTTCAATACTTCTGGAAATCTCACCATTACCCTAGTAAATCACAATATTATATGATCCAAGTCTAGAGAAAATTAAACTTACCTTTGCACAAATACCTCTTAAGATTTACCAGTACTGCTTTCACAGTTGATGTTTATAAAGCACCTATTTAGTCAAACACTAAGTGCTTTCTTAAAGTCTCCACCAAGAAAAATGAATGTGGGAGTATTTGCCAACTGGCAGTATGGTATTTCCTTATCAGTTCCAATTCTTGAATGTGATGCATGTTAGTTATGTATAACACTTAATTGTTAAAACCTGTTTGCCACAAACTGTGAATGCCATGATTGATTCACCTATGCTGGATTTGGTTTTTGATAGGTTTCTCTGATAGTGTAGTGTTGTCCTGTGGCAGATGTTCATTGCATTCTGGATACCTCTAAATCTGACCCTCTGTTGGTACACTTTTGCTAGAGTTAATAAATGTATAACATATCCTTTGATCTGCAGATTTGTCTATGTCAACTTTTCTCaacttttatcttttttccttttttgcgTTTTAAATATGTTCACATAAATCTGCAGTATGAGGCAAACCAAGCTGTTCAGCAAAATGAACATATTCTGTTAATAAGTCTTGAAGAAACGACATTAGTAGTCTTTTGCTGAACTGAAATGAGTATTTCATTACCCTACAGGGAATGAACAGAATTCtgaaaacttttttcttctctgttcagTCATGAATGTGATTTAAATCATATTGGTTTTCCACTGTGCATTCATTCTTGTATTTTGTGATTTATACACTATACAATATCCAAACTGCTCTTGAACCTGACAGAATATGGACTCTAGATTAAATAGATGATCAAATTCTGCCATCTTTGAGCTTTAGGCACCTTGAGTAGAGGTTATTGGTGGCAAAATATAAAACTATATGTAACTTTTTATCCCCTTCTGAAAGCTATCTGCCAGACTCTCAAAATGCTCCTTTACCTCATGTAGCACCTGATTTCAGAACACCTGATTGTATTGACCATCTGACTGGAGCTGTTGGAATTAAGACTGGAAGCCTTTGGTGGAGAAGCTCACTGTAGGCCCTCTTCAGCAGAGCGTGTTTAATTTAAGGGCCTCTGCTGTACTTAGGCTTATATAGGGGAAAGACTCTACTGAATGGGCAAGTCCTGAATGTTTGAATTAGTGTATCACGGCTGCTTCCAGTAATGGAACTGAGTTAAAACAGAAgtataatttttcttaaaacacaGTTATTATGGTAGTATTTAGATTACCATTTTTTGAAATCTAGGATGACTAAAGAAGGGCAAAATTCATGGCATGAGTTGTACTTTCTGTATTATTATACTTGGTGGAGTGGCTTGCTTACTGTTTAAGTTGGTGTATACAGATCAGTTATGGTGCCTATAAGTGCTTTTTCAGAATACAAGACATTTTCTAAAGGCCAGTTCCCTTCCATTTGCATTTCAGTGCCTCTTAGCTCCCTTAAGAGAAGGGTTTGAAAGCAGAAGTTTGAAAAGCAGAAGTTATCTGTTTGAAAAACACCACCTGTTACCTACCACAAATAGTTTTTTTTAGTCACAGGTTTGAAGTCCTATATGTTTCTTAGGAACTTGGTGAAGATTTGCAATGAAATGTTTATTCAGATGCTTTGAATTGTCCATTTCTATGCAAATAAACTAAAGTAAGAATGTTTGAGATGTTTAATATGTACTCAAtttgtgtgacctcacagataTGCCatgttgaaaaagaaataaaaaaaatatttctgtccaGTTATTAACCCATACGTTCTTAGACTGTCTCAAGAACCTAGACTGCATACAGAAATACAACTCCATTTGTCCTTGAACTAACTAACCACATTTGTACTTCAGCACAAGTGGATCCCTCTAGTCTTGTTTCCCTGAGGACAGCAAGCTGTATGCCTGTCTTCTGTCCTCTTGCCTATCTCCCTGTTCATTCCAGTTTTAAGAGattgcagagaaagaaagcCTTCAAGGTGTTTTATGTTCCCATAAACGTTGTTTAAAATGCGGACTAAGAAAGGGGGCCAGACTTCAGTAGTTTCCCCAGGGTAGAAAGAGTAGGGAGAACTTTGCTGTTTTCCCTCTGGTTTGACAGCAGCTTGCTGGGCACATGGTAGGCGTGTAGCTGGGGACTGGCACTGCATCTCTCTACTTCTGTGAGGCAGAAGTGCTagagattttttggggaaaggTTTGAGTTATGCTGGAGGTGCAAAGAGACATGCTGTTCTTTGCCTGTGGGGAGCACCTAGTAATGGACATGATGGATATCTTTGAGCAGAGTAGTAGTAGTGGGATGGCTATAGTGACACAtgcaagggattttttttgtatatgATCCCTTGGTTTTTATTGGCTCTCCTTTTCAAAAGCCTATTGCAGTTGAGTAATTCCAAATTCTGTTCATCCTGGAAACTGATCAACTAATGATGCTTCAGCATACTTACTTTGATTGCATGCTGTAATTGTGGTTTTAAATCCATAAATGCCTCATTTTTAGATTTCATGCATTATTTAGGTGAGCGATCTTCTGCCTTATCTGTGAAATCAGAGCACTGCAGAAGCCAGTCTTTTCTACTTCTGTAACCTAAAGAATAAACTGAGTGTAAATAAAGTGAGGGCATGAAAGTCCCTCACATCCCTGTTGATTATTCCTTTTAAAGAATTGTATTTGAGGTAGATGTTCACAAGTAGTGAACAGCTCACCGTGTAGGCTGAGGATCACTCTTGAGAAAAACAGGTCAACATTTTGTCACCAGTAGACTTGAACAGAATATATATTCTAATATTTAGTAGAATTACAATCTTACGTTTTAACCTAGAAGTTAACATTTTATACTAAAGAATCGTAATTTTGTTGAGGAAGCAGATACCGTTTTCTTCTAAAATCAGCTAGAGCCTACAGAAAAAGATTAACAAAGTAATTTTGAGTAGAGTGGTTTAACAACAGAGAGCCTTAGAGtaattgatttaaaaatacctaGTTTTGCTGTGGCAGGTATGTGTGTGATGCATGAGCACTCCTTATGTTTCTGTATGCAGTCTGTCTTGTGGTAACCTTACAGAGGTTTTTGAGAAGGCTGCAGTCAGTTTGCGTTAACATTACTTAATTGTCATGCTTccacttttccttttattatagATCTTACAAATAATAGATTTTCCTCCATTTTGTAGGTTGTGTAACTTCTAAAAACACGTGTAATATTTTTAGGTTGATAAAAGAAGCTGGCAAGCAAGATCCAGAACTGGCTTACATCAGTAGCAATTTTATAACTGGACATGGCATTGGCAAGAACCAGCCTCGTAACAAGCAGATGGAAGTAGAATTTAGAAAACAGGAAGAGGtaactttgagaaaaaaaaattccactggCAGTACTATTTTTTTGTGTGCAtgcctttgaaaacaaaacaaatcaacagGCAGAATCTGGGGCACAGTCACTGGAAGTTTATAGCTTTGTTTTAACAAATATACTTACTTATTGGAGATACAGATGTTGTTtgtaaaacaataaaattatgGAGACATTGCTATGCCACATTAtacaaacagaaattaaaacttCATGTAAAATCATGTTTATATCTAGTCAGACCATTATCTATTTTTTCTGCGTTGTTTTAGTGGTAGTATTATATGTTAAGAATGTAAAGAATGTGAGGCTTACTGACATTTTCAGTAGTTAAGctgattttaatatttctaaatGTGAATTTGCTTAATTATTgtatattaaaatgttaaaaaaaatccctgatttTATGTAATTTAAAGCTCATCCTGGCTTGGTTGTGGTCCAGACAGCACGCTTTTTCCTTAGTATTGTTTCATATATAGTATGAATATCAGAAGTGCCAGCTCTAGAATGTGCTCTACCCCCTGAGGATGCTTCAGCCTCAGGAATGTTTGGAAAAAGATGGTGTCCTGAAAgcataatttgttttttctttaataccACAACTGAAAACTTGTAAGTAAATGGGGGGGATCCTCTCCATTGCTACAGGTTATAGTAGCTTCTTAGACACGTGATTCCACATACCTGATTTTATTCTTAGAAATCTTCTGGTTCTGATAAATACTCTTGTTATGTTTCTGAAAAGATTCTTTGTAATAGTTTTGTATTTCCATGTCTGGACatgttttgggggtgtttgagCCGCTCGTCTTGGTTTTATTGCCCTTTGTTGAATTTCATGATGGAAACAGATCTTGTAAAATTAATCTCTAAAATTTGTCCTCATACTTTTGCAGGTTCTTAGAAAATTTCGAGCACATGAGACCAACCTACTTATTGCTACTAGTATTGTGGAAGAAGGTGTTGACATACCAAAATGCAATTTGGTGGTGCGTTTTGATTTGCCCACAGAGTACCGTTCCTATGTGCAGTCAAAAGGAAGAGCTAGAGCACCAATTTCCAATTACATTATGTTAGCAGATACAGACAAAATCAAAAGTTTTGAAGAAGATCTTAAGACATACAAAGCAATTGAGAAGGTATGAGGTCAAAGGAATGGgcctgggtttttttaagtgtaTCTTAGTactttttcagggaaaaaatctCTCATCATGTTCTGTTCTTGAAATGTTAAGATCCTCCGAAACAAATGCTCAAAATCTGTTGATGCCAGTGAAACGGAAACTGAACCTGTtgttgatgatgatgatgtctTTCCACCCTATGTATTGAGGCCAGATGAGAACAGTCCGAGGGTTACTATTAACACTGCTATTGGACACATAAATAGGTAAGAGGTTATTCACTCCTTACTTCATATCATTGAATGAAAGATTTCTTAGTGTGTCTCGCAGCATGGATGCATGGGGCATTATACATGTTTCTTCTTGGGTATCTTGACAGAATCTTCTTTCTTAAAGAAAGTGGTCACAGAGGTTTGAAGAAGGTTTGCTTTCTTTATCCTACCAGAGGTTCTAGCTCTGATAATAAATGTAGTAATGTTGATTCCTGTTTAATTAAAAGCTTCTCTGAAAATATTCAGCTTCAAAATGTGTAGTAGAGTTGCATTTTTGCTCTTGTCAAgctagtttaaaaaataaataaatgaaccaTTAAAACAGTAGTTAAATCTTCCAGTTCCAGTATTCATATTTGTAGTAGCATTCTTTTGTCATctttacaaacaaaaccacagtaACTAAAGTCCACCAGACAGGATGGGAAATACTCAAATATCAGCTCTGTGAGGAGGTTCTCAGTGACAGGAAGACAAAAAAGACAAGGAAGAACCAGGAAGTTGTGAACCAGTCAGTTTAGCTATAGTCATATGGAATGCTATGGACCAAGTCCTCATGGCAACAGCTTTTAGGCCCATAAAGAAAAGCGGGTTGGTAGAAACCAACCAAGTTTTACTGAGGGCTTTTTATCTCTGGTGTCATGAAGTGGTTGAGTCTGTGAAAAGCAGTGAATGTCATTTAAAGCTTGTGGTGCAATTGCCAAAGTACTACATTAGTAACTAAATTCTTGAGATGCAGACTGTTTTGATGGATTGCCTGGTAAATAAAGCTTCTCAAAGCAGTCAGATTTGAAGCATGAATGGTTCAAAGGCTGTCTGGCAGGTGGGTATATGTGGTATTACATCTGGACTGTTAAGAGGTCCAGCACAATTAAACATCAAGATGTTGACATTTAATACCAAGTTGGGAGAGAGGGAAGTCAGTACAAGGGAGGAAAGGTGGGAGGGGGAAACCATGATAAACAGGAGGaataagacaaaaataaacTCAGGAGACATAATGGGAACTTTGGGACCTAGTAGGAAACAGCCTTGTGCATCATTACAAGCTGGAGTAACCTTTCTGGAGACCAAGTTTATAATAAAGGATTTGGAAGTCTTCTGCTCTGAAGTTGGTTGAATATGAGTCAGTATTGTACCTTTACAGTGCTCAGTGTGCCTGAAATCATCTTCTGTTGCATTCATATCAGTAAGGTAAGGTTCTACTGCAATGTGTTTTTGTAGGTTTTGATGATTTGTAAAATGTTTGTCTACTCAGGTACTGCGCTAGATTACCAAGTGATCCATTTACACACCTGGCTCCCAAGTGTAAGACCTGGGAACTACCTGACCATACCTTTTACTCTACTCTCTACCTGCCAATCAACTCACCTCTTCGAGCTTCAATTGTTGTAGGTATTTGGGCAAGGAAATACATAAATATGTAGGGCTAAGGATGGTCTGTGCCATTTCTAGATTTAAATGAAAACTAGTTTTTTCTGTATTGTAGTCTCTATCTGGTTTTAGATCACTGTCTGTTTTTGTTATAATTCATATTCCATCAGTTGTTGCCTATGCCAAAGGCAAAAGTATTTAGATATTCTCTCCTGTACATTCTTACTGCATGCACTTGTCCTTCATTGGTTTTGATCAATAGTATAGTTGAGTTATTGTAGTTTTGGTTTCCATGGAAAAACAAGCCTGAATATCTTCACAAAACTGTTGTCAATGTTTTTTATGAAAATTTTGCTTGCCTCAAGTGTTTGTGTTAAACTAAGCATATATAAGTAACTTGCTAGTAAACCTAAGTTTTTACAAagtatttaaatgtttataggGCCCTCCAATGAGTTGTGCAAGATTGGCTGAGAGAGTTGTCGCTCTTATTTGCTGTGAAAAACTGCACAAAATTGGTAAGGACTGGAAAAACAACCTTTTTGTTAAAGTATATTTTCTAGTTGAGAAATTGCCTATGGTATAGATGTATATGTACATGCCTTTCTCCTGGAGCTTTCTTTCTCCTGCAGCTTTCTTTCACTTGCCTTGTTTTGTGATGTGGTCATGTACTTACTAATTTAGCTTACACCATGTAAGCTGAAGTtaaatttcccagggaaatgtgGTGATTTAACAAATTTCTTATTAAACAGCAAAAGCAACTTTAGTACAAGAGACAAAGATTTTGGCATTGAATATACTTAATTGGGGAAAGAGTCTTGTTCTCTAGGAGGTACTGATTATAGGTCAGAAACTACATCCTACAGCCAAAAGAACATGttttttaaagtgaattttGACAAAATATAAAGTATACAACCCTAAATTTATTGCCTTCTCCACTGTATTCTAAGTCATGATCTGAAAATAGGACATTGCAGGACTACTTCAGCTCTTTTTTCTACTAAGGATCATGGAGCATGTTCTTCATTGTGGAACATTTTAAAGATAATTGTGCtactgttttggttttatttttttagtaaagTATAGAagtatttatgtgttttttaagcaaaaaaagaattttaggTCTagggtttatattttttttctgagtttaaCCTTTTGAGCACTGAATTCATACCAACAAATATACCCAAGAATGGCACCCTGATGGTGGCTCAGTCCAGTGTTGGAAGTGCACATTCAAAAGCAGCAATTTACTTTTTAGAATGatacagaaatataatttttccctcttcctttgTATAACTCCATGGGAGCAATTTTAAAGTAAGTGTTTCAGTTGAAGAACACTTTTGGGCAAAAAGAATTCTTGGATATTTTAGTTAAAGaattcaatttttaattaaatataagaggttttttttttaactacaaaTAAGCACTTTTTCTCATAATTCAGTCTTTATCACTCTTTCCCCAAAGCTGTACTTTTGAAGCCTTGCAGTAGTCCATGTATATTAAAACCTTACATATGAGTGTTTTCACAAGCAATCTCACTGCTATGTAATATCTGAA carries:
- the DICER1 gene encoding endoribonuclease Dicer isoform X2 codes for the protein MKSPALQSLSMAGLQLMTPASSPMGPFFGLPWQQEAIHDNIYTPRKYQVELLEAALDHNTIVCLNTGSGKTFIAVLLTKELSYQIRGDFNKNGKRTVFLVNSANQVAQQVSAVRTHSDLKVGEYSSLEITESWTKEKWNQEFSKHQVLVMTCHVALTVLRNEYLSLSNINLLVFDECHLAIQDHPYREIMKICEDYPSCPRILGLTASILNGKCDPAELEEKIQKLEKILKSNAETATDLVVLDRYTSQPCEIVVDCGPYTDKSGLYGRLLKELDEALAFLNDCNISVHSKERDFTLISKQILSDCRAVLVVLGPWCADKVAGMMVRELQKYIKHEQEELHRKFLLFTDTFLRKIHALCEEHFSPASLDLKFVTPKVIKLLEILRKYKPYERQQFESVEWYNNRNQDNYVSWSDSEDDDEDEEIEEKEKPETNFPSPFTNILCGIIFVERRYTAVVLNR